In a genomic window of Pseudoxanthomonas sp. Root65:
- a CDS encoding GFA family protein, whose product MKHEGSCHCGRIAFEVEGDIAEVIDCNCSLCRRRGGLLWFAPREALVLKTPEADLSTYTFNKHHIQHRFCATCGIAPFGEAAHPATGAQMAAINVRCLPGVDLSSLKVATYDGAAS is encoded by the coding sequence ATGAAGCACGAGGGAAGCTGCCATTGCGGCCGCATCGCATTCGAGGTCGAGGGCGACATCGCCGAGGTCATCGACTGCAACTGTTCGCTGTGCCGGCGTCGCGGTGGCCTGCTGTGGTTCGCGCCGCGCGAAGCGCTGGTGCTGAAGACGCCGGAGGCCGACCTGTCCACCTACACGTTCAACAAGCACCACATCCAGCATCGCTTCTGCGCGACCTGCGGCATCGCCCCGTTCGGCGAGGCCGCGCATCCGGCGACCGGCGCGCAGATGGCGGCCATCAACGTGCGCTGCCTGCCTGGCGTGGACCTGTCGTCGCTGAAGGTCGCCACCTACGATGGCGCCGCGTCATGA
- a CDS encoding DUF4349 domain-containing protein codes for MSFTGMLRVAMVVLAAGSALAGCAKQESGHRPRTAVVIQSSAGEFLAYEHDVTLRLDAERIPARVQALQEACLRKQHGDCTVLEVSQRGGDEPRGMLTVRIVPAGVEPLIAAASEGADLGDRTTRAEDLAEAVRDNALTRSRLQKELTGLQAFQQRRDLSVADMIALSQQVSKLEAQLEASDQEAAQQQRRIQTQKLTLHFETPGGESGRGEIRQAVRDFFSTLASGTAWTIRAVAFLIPVLVVLAMLVAAWRRLRRRRA; via the coding sequence ATGAGTTTCACAGGCATGCTGAGAGTGGCCATGGTGGTGCTGGCTGCGGGCAGCGCATTGGCCGGCTGTGCCAAGCAGGAAAGTGGCCATCGGCCGCGCACCGCGGTGGTCATCCAATCCTCCGCAGGCGAGTTCCTGGCCTACGAACACGATGTCACGTTGCGGCTGGACGCCGAGCGGATTCCGGCGCGCGTGCAGGCGCTGCAGGAGGCTTGCCTGCGCAAGCAGCATGGCGACTGCACGGTGCTGGAGGTCAGCCAGCGCGGAGGCGACGAACCGCGCGGCATGTTGACGGTCCGGATCGTGCCGGCAGGCGTCGAACCGCTGATCGCGGCCGCCAGCGAGGGCGCCGACCTGGGCGACCGCACTACGCGCGCGGAGGATCTGGCAGAAGCGGTGCGCGACAATGCGCTGACACGCTCCCGGCTGCAGAAGGAGTTGACCGGTCTGCAGGCCTTCCAGCAGCGCCGCGATCTGTCGGTGGCGGACATGATCGCGTTGTCGCAACAGGTATCGAAGCTGGAGGCGCAGTTGGAGGCGTCGGACCAGGAAGCCGCGCAGCAGCAGCGCAGGATCCAGACGCAGAAGCTGACGCTGCATTTCGAAACGCCGGGCGGAGAGAGCGGTCGTGGCGAAATCCGCCAGGCGGTGCGCGATTTCTTCTCGACGCTCGCCAGCGGCACCGCCTGGACGATCCGTGCCGTGGCGTTCCTGATTCCCGTCCTGGTCGTGCTCGCGATGCTGGTGGCCGCATGGCGCAGGTTGCGGCGACGCCGCGCCTGA
- a CDS encoding LysR substrate-binding domain-containing protein: protein MSLRPALLPALGVFAAAARHQNFAHAAEELHLTASAVSHHVRKLEGLLGVVLFHRHARGVQLTTEGRQLADAANAALGDIDAVASHLRLAGRTATLRITTLHSLAYCWLLPRLPRFCARHPHVRLHVDTGIALTRFDDEGPELGIRHGPGHWAGLTSHHLMDDELFPVASPALPGIDAIQEPRQIAQLPLVTDLALQGWRDWFRAAGVRGLRLPPMHSFNDSTDAMRAAVYGVGAALARRHVAQPYLQRYELVRLPGPALKARFSYYAVHPAHRPPSAAAQTFIDWLKEEARDERTPLPPMPDDFLGRAALATPTTPQRRERR, encoded by the coding sequence GTGAGCCTGCGCCCTGCCCTGCTGCCCGCCCTGGGCGTGTTCGCCGCCGCCGCGCGCCACCAGAACTTCGCCCACGCGGCCGAGGAGCTGCACCTCACCGCCAGCGCGGTCAGCCACCACGTACGGAAACTGGAAGGCCTGCTGGGCGTGGTGCTGTTCCATCGCCATGCGCGCGGCGTACAGCTCACCACCGAAGGCAGGCAACTGGCCGACGCCGCCAATGCGGCGCTCGGCGACATCGATGCGGTCGCCTCGCATCTGCGCCTGGCCGGCAGGACCGCCACGCTGCGCATCACCACGCTGCACTCGCTGGCGTACTGCTGGCTGCTGCCGCGCCTGCCACGCTTCTGCGCGCGTCATCCGCATGTCCGCCTGCACGTGGACACCGGCATCGCGCTGACGCGCTTCGACGACGAAGGACCGGAACTCGGCATCCGCCATGGGCCCGGCCACTGGGCCGGGCTGACATCGCACCACCTGATGGACGACGAACTGTTCCCGGTCGCCTCGCCTGCGCTGCCCGGCATCGACGCCATCCAGGAACCGCGCCAGATCGCGCAGCTGCCGCTGGTGACGGACCTCGCCCTGCAGGGCTGGCGCGACTGGTTCCGCGCGGCCGGTGTGCGCGGCCTGCGACTGCCGCCGATGCACAGTTTCAACGACAGCACCGATGCGATGCGCGCCGCCGTCTACGGCGTGGGCGCGGCACTGGCGCGCCGGCATGTCGCCCAGCCTTACCTGCAACGGTACGAACTGGTGCGGTTGCCGGGGCCGGCGCTGAAGGCGCGTTTTTCTTACTACGCGGTGCATCCCGCGCACCGGCCCCCAAGCGCCGCCGCGCAGACCTTCATCGACTGGCTGAAGGAAGAAGCGCGCGACGAGCGGACGCCGTTGCCGCCCATGCCCGACGATTTCCTCGGGCGCGCCGCATTGGCCACGCCCACGACGCCACAACGCCGCGAAAGGCGCTGA
- a CDS encoding DMT family transporter, giving the protein MAVTPPVVVRDWRTPLELLVLGAIWGSSFLFMRIAANPFGPFALVEVRLALGALVLLPFLWRERAQFSAGMWPRLALIGAINSAIPFLLFAWAAQRSPAAIGAICNAMTVLFAAMVGFLFFGQKIGLRRSLALLVGFVGVVVLATSKAGGLSVGGAVVAGATAALLYGVGVNLVRKHLAGIPPAAAAAATLSCAALLVLPFAATHWPGHAIGAGPWSAAIAIGVVCTGYAFLLYYRLIQRIGPARAATVTYLVPLFGAGFAWLFLNEPVTPAMLAAGALILGSVAVSQRAA; this is encoded by the coding sequence ATGGCCGTGACGCCGCCGGTGGTGGTGCGCGACTGGCGCACGCCGCTGGAGCTGCTGGTACTGGGCGCGATCTGGGGCAGCTCGTTCCTGTTCATGCGCATCGCCGCCAACCCGTTCGGCCCGTTCGCGCTGGTCGAGGTGCGGCTGGCGCTGGGCGCGCTGGTTCTGCTGCCGTTCCTATGGCGCGAGCGCGCGCAGTTCAGCGCCGGCATGTGGCCGCGGCTGGCTTTGATCGGTGCGATCAATTCGGCCATACCGTTCCTGCTGTTCGCGTGGGCGGCGCAGCGCTCGCCGGCCGCCATCGGGGCGATCTGCAATGCGATGACCGTGCTGTTCGCGGCGATGGTGGGCTTCCTGTTCTTCGGCCAGAAGATCGGCCTGCGCCGCTCGCTGGCGCTGCTGGTCGGCTTCGTCGGCGTGGTGGTGCTGGCGACCAGCAAGGCCGGCGGACTGAGCGTGGGCGGTGCGGTCGTCGCCGGCGCGACCGCGGCGCTGCTGTACGGCGTGGGCGTGAACCTGGTGCGCAAGCACCTGGCCGGCATTCCGCCCGCGGCCGCCGCGGCTGCCACGCTCAGCTGCGCGGCGTTGCTGGTGCTGCCGTTCGCGGCGACGCACTGGCCCGGCCATGCCATCGGCGCCGGGCCGTGGAGCGCCGCCATCGCCATCGGCGTGGTCTGCACCGGCTACGCCTTCCTGCTGTACTACCGGCTGATCCAGCGCATCGGTCCCGCCCGCGCCGCGACGGTGACCTACCTGGTGCCGCTGTTCGGCGCCGGCTTCGCCTGGCTGTTCCTCAACGAACCGGTCACGCCGGCGATGCTCGCCGCCGGCGCGTTGATCCTGGGCAGCGTGGCAGTGAGCCAGCGGGCGGCGTGA
- a CDS encoding peptidylprolyl isomerase produces MPMRRLPLLVACLLALPVAHAAEPPKPLTSKEILDASPDADWRTLDPANTLYMDVPGGRVVIELAPAFAPEHVANIRTLAREGFWNGLGIYRSHDNFVVQFGDADAEDTAKAKSLGTAKTKLPAEFARKSAGVTFTRLPDVDGWAPQVGFVDGFPAARDPKAGETWLTHCYGALGAGRGGPPDSSNGSELYVVTGQSPRQLDRNITLVGRVVKGMELLSAIPRGPEPMGFYEKPEQRTPITAVRLASDVPENERMPLLVLRTDSKTFAAATEARRNRRDDWYVRTAGHIDLCNVPLPVREAKP; encoded by the coding sequence ATGCCGATGCGCCGTCTCCCGTTGCTGGTCGCCTGCCTGCTCGCCCTGCCCGTCGCCCACGCGGCCGAACCGCCGAAGCCGCTGACGTCAAAAGAGATCCTCGACGCGTCGCCCGACGCGGATTGGCGCACGCTGGATCCGGCCAACACGCTGTACATGGACGTGCCCGGTGGTCGGGTGGTGATCGAACTGGCGCCGGCGTTCGCGCCCGAGCACGTGGCCAACATCCGCACGCTGGCGCGCGAAGGCTTCTGGAACGGTTTGGGCATCTACCGCTCGCACGACAACTTCGTGGTGCAGTTCGGCGATGCCGATGCCGAGGACACTGCCAAGGCCAAGTCGCTCGGCACGGCGAAGACCAAGCTGCCGGCTGAGTTCGCACGCAAGAGCGCCGGGGTGACGTTCACCCGTCTGCCGGACGTCGATGGCTGGGCGCCGCAGGTGGGATTCGTCGATGGTTTTCCTGCCGCGCGCGACCCGAAGGCCGGCGAAACCTGGCTGACGCACTGCTACGGCGCGCTGGGCGCCGGCCGCGGCGGCCCGCCCGACAGCAGCAACGGCAGCGAGCTTTACGTGGTTACCGGGCAGTCGCCGCGCCAGCTAGACCGCAACATCACCCTGGTCGGCCGCGTGGTGAAGGGCATGGAACTGCTCAGCGCGATCCCGCGTGGTCCCGAGCCGATGGGCTTCTACGAGAAGCCCGAGCAGCGCACCCCCATCACCGCCGTCCGCCTGGCCAGCGACGTGCCGGAGAACGAGCGCATGCCGCTGCTGGTGCTGCGCACCGACTCGAAGACCTTCGCCGCCGCCACCGAAGCCCGCCGCAACCGCCGCGACGACTGGTACGTACGCACCGCCGGCCATATCGACCTGTGCAACGTGCCGCTGCCGGTGCGTGAGGCGAAGCCTTGA
- a CDS encoding MFS transporter, with protein MASTSPTTSTHDHGTKAHADVAPGEIAVGVVIGRASEYFDFFVFGIASALIFPAVFFPFVDRLEGTLWSFALFALAFVARPFGTMLSMKIQARWGRGLKLTVALFLLGTATAGIAFLPGYASLGAASIVLLALLRVLQGLALGGSWDGLPSLLALNAPKERRGWYAMLGQLGAPVGFIVAAGVFAFLYANLEEADLLTWGWRYPFFVAFAINVVALFARLRIVVADEYQDKMGELELEPTPIRELFQAKGRHVVIGAFAALASYALFHIVTIFPLSWILLYSQQSIVSFLLVQILGAFIAAGAIVASGLIADRVGRARTLGGLAVGIAMFSGFAPTLMEGGPVGQGAFILIGFALLGLSYGQAAGAVTANFGRRYRYTGAALTSDLAWLIGAGFAPLVALGLCANFGLSWLGAYLLSGALGTLVALGINRAKNYKS; from the coding sequence ATGGCGTCCACCAGCCCCACGACTTCCACCCACGACCACGGCACCAAGGCGCACGCCGATGTCGCCCCGGGCGAAATCGCCGTGGGCGTGGTGATCGGGCGCGCGTCCGAATACTTCGACTTCTTCGTCTTTGGCATCGCCTCGGCGTTGATCTTCCCGGCGGTGTTCTTCCCGTTCGTGGACCGCCTGGAAGGCACGCTGTGGTCGTTCGCGCTGTTCGCGCTGGCGTTCGTCGCGCGGCCGTTCGGCACCATGCTGTCGATGAAGATCCAGGCGCGCTGGGGCCGCGGCCTCAAGCTGACCGTGGCGCTGTTCCTGCTGGGCACGGCCACGGCCGGCATCGCCTTCCTGCCCGGCTACGCCTCGCTGGGTGCGGCGTCGATCGTCCTGCTCGCCCTGCTGCGCGTGCTGCAGGGCCTGGCGCTGGGCGGTTCGTGGGACGGCCTGCCGTCGCTGCTCGCGCTCAATGCGCCGAAGGAGCGCCGCGGCTGGTACGCCATGCTGGGCCAGCTGGGCGCGCCGGTGGGTTTCATCGTCGCTGCCGGCGTGTTCGCGTTCCTGTACGCCAATCTGGAAGAGGCCGACCTGCTGACGTGGGGCTGGCGCTATCCGTTCTTCGTCGCCTTCGCCATCAACGTGGTGGCACTGTTCGCGCGCCTGCGCATCGTGGTGGCCGACGAATACCAGGACAAGATGGGCGAACTGGAACTGGAACCCACGCCGATCCGCGAGCTGTTCCAGGCCAAGGGCCGGCATGTGGTGATCGGCGCATTCGCCGCGCTGGCCAGCTATGCGCTGTTCCATATCGTCACGATCTTCCCGCTGTCGTGGATCCTGCTGTACTCGCAGCAGTCCATCGTCAGCTTCCTGCTGGTGCAGATCCTGGGCGCCTTCATCGCCGCCGGCGCGATCGTGGCGTCGGGCCTGATCGCCGACCGCGTGGGCCGTGCGCGCACGCTGGGCGGCCTGGCGGTCGGCATCGCGATGTTCAGCGGCTTCGCGCCCACGTTGATGGAAGGCGGCCCGGTCGGCCAGGGCGCCTTCATCCTGATCGGCTTCGCCCTGCTCGGCCTGTCGTACGGCCAGGCGGCGGGCGCGGTGACCGCCAACTTCGGCCGCCGTTACCGCTATACCGGTGCGGCGCTGACCTCCGACCTGGCGTGGCTGATCGGCGCCGGCTTCGCCCCGCTGGTGGCGCTGGGCCTGTGCGCCAACTTCGGACTGTCGTGGCTGGGCGCCTACCTGCTGTCCGGCGCGCTGGGCACGCTGGTCGCGCTGGGCATCAACCGCGCCAAGAACTACAAGAGCTGA
- the cyoA gene encoding ubiquinol oxidase subunit II, protein MRRALQAVVAISAAAVLSGCNLQVLNPAGDIAARQGNLILVATALMLIVIVPVIALTFWFAWRYRASNTQATYKPDWDHSTQLELVIWGVPLLIIIALGAVTWIGTHLLDPYRPLGRIAEGRPVPAEVKPLEVQVVALDWKWLFVYPEYGVASVNQMAAPVDRPITFRLTSSSTMNAFYVPALAGMIYTMPAMETKLHAVMNKEGDYEGFSSHYSGEGFSHMRFRFHALSDQGFDRWIAEARAGGKALSRAEYLQLEVPSAREPSRLYASVDPGLFDAVVNRCVDTDRLCMDQMMAYDAMGGRGLDSADPLQRPRRGNLAAGPFVRSDLCTVETAQAATLTSPVPTAGGLKAP, encoded by the coding sequence ATGCGCAGAGCCCTGCAAGCCGTCGTGGCGATATCCGCCGCTGCCGTGCTGTCGGGTTGCAACCTGCAGGTCCTCAATCCCGCCGGCGACATCGCCGCCCGCCAGGGCAACCTGATCCTGGTGGCGACGGCGCTGATGCTGATCGTGATCGTCCCGGTGATCGCGCTGACGTTCTGGTTCGCCTGGCGCTACCGCGCGTCGAACACGCAGGCCACCTACAAGCCCGACTGGGACCATTCCACGCAGCTGGAACTTGTCATCTGGGGCGTGCCGCTGCTGATCATCATCGCGCTGGGCGCGGTGACATGGATCGGCACGCACCTGCTGGACCCGTACCGTCCGCTGGGACGCATCGCCGAAGGGCGCCCGGTGCCCGCCGAGGTCAAGCCGCTGGAAGTGCAGGTGGTGGCGCTGGACTGGAAGTGGCTGTTCGTCTATCCGGAATACGGCGTGGCCTCGGTCAACCAGATGGCGGCGCCGGTCGATCGCCCGATCACCTTCCGCCTGACCTCGTCGTCGACGATGAACGCGTTCTACGTGCCGGCGCTGGCGGGCATGATCTACACGATGCCGGCGATGGAGACCAAGCTCCACGCGGTGATGAACAAGGAAGGCGACTACGAGGGCTTTTCGTCGCATTACAGCGGCGAAGGTTTCTCGCACATGCGCTTCCGTTTCCATGCGCTGTCCGATCAGGGCTTCGACCGCTGGATCGCGGAAGCCCGCGCCGGTGGCAAGGCGCTGAGCCGCGCCGAGTACCTGCAACTGGAAGTGCCCAGTGCCCGTGAGCCGTCGCGCCTGTACGCGTCCGTCGATCCGGGCCTGTTCGATGCCGTGGTCAATCGCTGCGTCGATACCGACCGCCTGTGCATGGACCAGATGATGGCCTACGACGCGATGGGCGGGCGCGGGCTGGACAGCGCCGATCCGCTGCAGCGCCCGCGTCGCGGCAACCTCGCCGCCGGCCCCTTCGTCCGTTCCGATCTCTGCACCGTCGAGACCGCGCAGGCCGCGACCCTGACGTCGCCTGTTCCCACCGCTGGCGGCCTGAAGGCGCCCTGA
- the cyoB gene encoding cytochrome o ubiquinol oxidase subunit I, translated as MAFDTSTVTHSPITGRLAWDAIPMLHDPIIAATFIGTCIGGLALLAVITKYKRWGWLWREWFTSIDHKKIGIMYMVLGLVMLLRGFADAIMMRLHQAMAFGDNMGYLPPHHYDQIFTAHGVIMIFFVAMPLVTGLMNYLVPLQIGARDVAFPFLNNFSFWMTTAGAVLVMLSLFLGEFSTSGWLALSNLGNQDPGVGLDYYIWALQIAGVGTLLSGVNLLVTILKMRAPGMGMMKMPVFTWTALCTNVLIVVSFPVLTAVLALMTLDRYVGTNFFTTDLGGNAMLYVNLIWIWGHPEVYILILPLFGVFSEIVSTYSGKRLFGYSSMVYATVCITVLSYLVWLHHFFTMGSGASVNSFFGITTMIISIPTGAKIFNWLFTMYRGRIRFEVPMLWTMGFMVTFVVGGMTGVLLAVPPADFVLHNSLFLVAHFHNVIIGGVVFGLFAAMTHWFPKAFGFRLDDFWGKVSFWFWLSGYWFAFTPLYVLGLMGVTRRMSHFEDPSLQIWFQIAAFGAVLVAIGIAAFLYCIYISFRRREQLRDHTGDPWGGRTLEWSTSSPPPDYNFAFTPVVHDTDAWTDMKQRGFQRPREGFKAIHMPRNTGAGVILSVLSTLCGFAMIWHVWWLAGVSLLATVVYAIWHSFDRDRDYYIPADEVARTEQARTEQLESALLNQGLAKHAHV; from the coding sequence ATGGCTTTCGACACCAGCACCGTCACGCACTCTCCGATCACCGGTCGCCTGGCCTGGGATGCCATTCCCATGCTGCACGACCCGATCATCGCCGCGACCTTCATCGGCACCTGCATCGGCGGCCTCGCGCTGCTCGCAGTGATCACGAAGTACAAGCGGTGGGGCTGGTTGTGGCGCGAGTGGTTCACCAGCATCGACCACAAGAAGATCGGCATCATGTACATGGTGCTGGGCCTGGTGATGCTGCTGCGCGGCTTCGCCGACGCCATCATGATGCGCCTGCACCAGGCGATGGCCTTCGGCGACAACATGGGGTACCTGCCGCCGCACCACTACGACCAGATCTTCACCGCCCATGGCGTGATCATGATCTTCTTCGTGGCCATGCCGCTGGTCACCGGCCTGATGAACTACCTGGTGCCGCTGCAGATCGGCGCGCGCGACGTGGCGTTCCCGTTCCTCAACAACTTCAGCTTCTGGATGACCACTGCCGGTGCGGTGCTGGTCATGCTGTCGCTGTTCCTGGGCGAATTCTCGACCTCGGGCTGGCTGGCGCTGTCCAACCTGGGCAACCAGGATCCCGGGGTGGGACTGGACTACTACATCTGGGCATTGCAGATAGCCGGCGTCGGCACGTTGTTATCGGGCGTCAACCTGCTGGTGACCATCCTGAAAATGCGCGCGCCCGGCATGGGCATGATGAAGATGCCGGTGTTCACCTGGACGGCGCTGTGCACCAACGTGCTGATCGTGGTGTCGTTTCCGGTGCTGACCGCGGTGCTCGCGCTGATGACGCTGGACCGCTATGTCGGTACCAACTTCTTCACCACCGACCTTGGCGGCAACGCCATGCTGTACGTCAACCTGATCTGGATCTGGGGTCACCCGGAGGTCTACATCCTGATCCTGCCGCTGTTCGGTGTGTTCTCCGAGATCGTGTCCACGTATTCGGGCAAGCGTCTGTTCGGCTATTCGTCGATGGTGTACGCCACGGTCTGCATCACCGTGCTGTCGTACCTGGTGTGGCTGCACCATTTCTTCACCATGGGCTCGGGTGCCAGCGTCAATTCGTTCTTCGGCATCACCACGATGATCATCTCGATCCCGACGGGCGCGAAGATCTTCAACTGGCTCTTCACCATGTACCGGGGCCGCATCCGCTTCGAAGTGCCGATGCTGTGGACGATGGGCTTCATGGTCACCTTCGTGGTGGGCGGCATGACCGGCGTGCTGCTGGCGGTGCCGCCGGCGGACTTCGTGCTGCACAACTCGCTGTTCCTGGTCGCGCACTTCCACAACGTCATCATCGGCGGCGTGGTGTTCGGCCTGTTCGCCGCGATGACGCACTGGTTCCCGAAGGCCTTCGGCTTCCGGCTGGACGACTTCTGGGGCAAGGTCTCGTTCTGGTTCTGGCTGTCCGGCTACTGGTTCGCGTTCACCCCCCTGTACGTGCTGGGTCTGATGGGCGTGACGCGGCGCATGAGCCACTTCGAGGATCCGTCACTGCAGATCTGGTTCCAGATCGCCGCCTTCGGCGCGGTGCTGGTGGCCATCGGCATCGCCGCGTTCCTGTACTGCATCTACATCAGCTTCCGTCGCCGCGAGCAGCTGCGCGACCACACCGGCGATCCGTGGGGTGGCCGTACGCTGGAATGGTCCACGTCGTCGCCGCCGCCGGACTACAATTTCGCCTTCACCCCGGTCGTGCACGACACCGATGCCTGGACGGACATGAAGCAGCGCGGTTTCCAGCGCCCGCGCGAGGGATTCAAGGCCATCCACATGCCGCGCAATACCGGCGCCGGCGTGATCCTGTCGGTGCTGAGCACGCTGTGCGGTTTCGCGATGATCTGGCATGTCTGGTGGCTGGCGGGCGTTTCACTGCTGGCGACGGTCGTCTACGCGATCTGGCACAGCTTCGACCGCGATCGCGACTACTACATCCCGGCCGACGAGGTCGCCCGCACCGAGCAGGCGCGCACCGAACAGCTGGAAAGCGCACTCTTGAACCAAGGTCTTGCGAAGCACGCCCATGTCTGA
- the cyoC gene encoding cytochrome o ubiquinol oxidase subunit III, translated as MSESIALNRPDGSPVFLDTEGRHHPENGTLLGFWIYLLSDLMIFGSLFATFGVFSGSYAAGPSGRDLFFPNLHLIAINTAILLVSSITYGFAMLAMLKRNARGTIGWLLVTGALGLAFLSIEVYEFHHLIHIGAGPQRSAFLSAFFTLVGTHGLHVLFGVIWLVVLCVQVRKWGLNRTTTRRIACLSMFWHFLDVVWIGVFTFVYLMGVQ; from the coding sequence ATGTCTGAGTCCATCGCCCTGAACCGACCCGACGGCTCGCCGGTGTTCCTGGACACCGAGGGCAGGCACCATCCCGAGAACGGCACGCTGCTGGGCTTCTGGATCTACCTGCTCAGCGACCTGATGATCTTCGGCAGCCTGTTCGCCACCTTCGGCGTGTTCTCGGGCAGCTACGCCGCCGGTCCGTCCGGGCGCGACCTGTTCTTCCCCAACCTGCACCTGATCGCGATCAACACCGCGATCCTGCTGGTCTCGTCGATCACCTACGGCTTCGCCATGCTGGCGATGCTCAAGCGCAACGCCCGCGGCACGATCGGCTGGCTGCTGGTCACCGGCGCGCTGGGTCTGGCGTTCCTGTCGATCGAGGTCTACGAGTTCCACCATCTGATCCACATCGGCGCGGGCCCGCAGCGCAGCGCGTTCCTGTCGGCGTTCTTTACCTTGGTCGGCACGCACGGCCTGCACGTGCTGTTCGGCGTCATCTGGCTGGTCGTGCTGTGCGTACAGGTGCGCAAGTGGGGCTTGAACCGGACCACCACGCGCCGCATCGCCTGCCTGTCGATGTTCTGGCATTTCCTTGACGTCGTCTGGATCGGCGTCTTCACCTTCGTCTACCTGATGGGCGTGCAGTGA
- the cyoD gene encoding cytochrome o ubiquinol oxidase subunit IV, with product MGHPSSPSDHDDFLEDGIPHVSMKEYVTGFVLSVILTAIPFWLVMAKVLPTPAITTLVILAFAMVQVVVHMVYFLHMNPKSEGGWNLFALIFTAVLLVIVLIGTLWVMHNMNTNMMPGTHDMHEMQDAVQSLP from the coding sequence ATGGGCCATCCTTCTTCCCCCTCCGACCACGACGACTTCCTCGAGGACGGCATTCCGCACGTCAGCATGAAGGAGTACGTGACCGGCTTCGTGCTGTCGGTCATCCTGACGGCGATCCCGTTCTGGCTGGTGATGGCGAAGGTGCTGCCCACGCCCGCCATCACCACGCTGGTGATCCTGGCCTTCGCCATGGTCCAGGTGGTCGTGCACATGGTCTATTTCCTGCACATGAATCCGAAGTCGGAAGGCGGCTGGAACCTGTTCGCGCTGATCTTCACCGCCGTGCTGCTGGTGATCGTGCTGATCGGGACGCTGTGGGTCATGCACAACATGAACACCAACATGATGCCGGGCACGCACGACATGCATGAGATGCAGGACGCGGTCCAGAGCCTGCCGTGA
- a CDS encoding SURF1 family protein, producing the protein MVAFCGFIALGVWQVQRMAWKHDLIARVDARIHAAAMPVPSRTQWPAINEADDSYRRVSVTGRFLPDGATRTQAVTELGGGFWLLQPLLTEAGDYVLVNRGFVPAGGAAVPAPEGRVVVEGLLRMSEPEGGFLRRNAPQQDRWYSRDVPAIAGRQGLPAERVAPFFVDADRDPAVREWPRGGMTVVTFRDPHLSYALTWFGMALLTLVGGGLLVASERRLRHDRRPGRPSDQNVLPPG; encoded by the coding sequence GTGGTCGCCTTCTGCGGGTTCATCGCCCTCGGGGTTTGGCAGGTGCAGCGGATGGCGTGGAAGCACGACCTGATCGCGCGCGTCGATGCGCGCATCCATGCGGCGGCCATGCCGGTGCCGTCGCGCACCCAATGGCCCGCCATCAATGAGGCGGACGACAGCTACCGTCGCGTGTCGGTGACCGGCCGTTTCCTGCCGGACGGCGCTACGCGCACGCAGGCGGTCACCGAACTCGGTGGCGGCTTCTGGCTGCTGCAACCGCTGCTAACCGAGGCCGGCGACTACGTGCTGGTGAACCGCGGCTTCGTGCCGGCCGGCGGTGCCGCGGTGCCTGCGCCGGAAGGCCGGGTGGTGGTGGAAGGCCTGCTGCGCATGAGCGAACCCGAAGGCGGTTTCCTGCGCCGCAATGCGCCGCAACAGGATCGCTGGTATTCGCGCGATGTGCCCGCGATCGCAGGGAGGCAGGGCCTGCCTGCGGAACGCGTCGCGCCGTTCTTCGTCGATGCCGACCGCGATCCGGCCGTGCGCGAGTGGCCGCGCGGCGGCATGACGGTGGTGACGTTCCGCGACCCGCACCTGTCCTATGCGCTGACCTGGTTCGGCATGGCGTTGCTGACGCTGGTGGGTGGCGGGCTGCTGGTCGCGTCGGAGCGTCGATTGCGCCATGATCGGCGCCCCGGCCGCCCCTCGGACCAGAATGTACTTCCGCCAGGCTGA